The following proteins are encoded in a genomic region of Synechococcus sp. CBW1002:
- the lipA gene encoding lipoyl synthase, giving the protein MVTSQPTPTKPEWLRVKAPQRERIGAVADLLVDLKLNTVCQEASCPNIGECFAGGTATFLIMGPGCTRACPYCDIDFDKSVRSLDPSEPERLGEAVSRMGLSHVVITSVNRDDLSDGGASQFVACIEAVRRRSPLTTIELLIPDFCGNWEALAAVMAAAPEVLNHNIETVPRLYRQVRPQGIYKRSLELLQRVHESWPRTYTKSGLMVGLGEHDAEVDDVLRDLRAHAVDIVTIGQYLSPGPKHLPVQRFVTPAQFEGFRLHGEDHLGFLQVVSSPLTRSSYHAGEVQRLMREFPR; this is encoded by the coding sequence ATGGTGACCAGCCAGCCCACCCCCACCAAACCCGAGTGGCTCCGGGTGAAGGCGCCCCAGCGGGAGCGGATCGGAGCCGTGGCCGATCTGCTGGTAGACCTGAAGCTCAACACGGTCTGCCAGGAGGCCAGCTGCCCCAACATCGGCGAGTGTTTCGCCGGAGGCACGGCCACCTTTCTGATCATGGGGCCCGGCTGCACACGGGCCTGCCCCTACTGCGACATCGACTTCGACAAGAGCGTGCGCAGCCTCGATCCCAGCGAACCGGAGCGGCTGGGGGAAGCGGTGAGCCGGATGGGGCTCAGCCACGTGGTGATCACCTCGGTGAACCGCGACGACCTTTCCGACGGCGGTGCCAGCCAGTTCGTGGCCTGCATCGAAGCGGTGCGCCGCCGCTCGCCCCTCACCACGATCGAGTTGCTGATCCCCGACTTCTGCGGCAACTGGGAGGCCCTGGCTGCGGTGATGGCGGCCGCGCCCGAGGTGCTGAACCACAACATCGAGACCGTGCCGCGTCTCTATCGCCAGGTGCGGCCCCAGGGGATCTACAAACGCTCCCTGGAGCTGCTGCAGAGGGTGCACGAAAGCTGGCCCCGCACCTACACCAAATCAGGCCTGATGGTGGGACTGGGCGAACACGACGCCGAGGTGGACGACGTGCTCCGCGATCTGCGCGCCCACGCGGTGGACATCGTGACCATCGGCCAGTACCTCTCCCCCGGCCCCAAGCATCTGCCTGTGCAGCGCTTCGTGACACCCGCTCAGTTCGAGGGCTTCCGCCTCCATGGAGAGGACCATCTGGGCTTCCTGCAGGTGGTGAGCTCCCCTCTGACCCGAAGTAGCTACCACGCCGGGGAGGTGCAGCGGTTGATGCGGGAATTCCCCCGCTGA
- a CDS encoding bifunctional diguanylate cyclase/phosphodiesterase, which yields MVGLFLLDLTLPRNVPLLPYYFLVVALSASVVTPRRMIPLIVQAYALAIASGLYWGFFPSTDYLTRLLALSGVVAVAVHLAAQRSRESAQRRRSEELFRTTIDNSAAGVGLTDASGRFFLTNPAFCEILGCDPQSTHSLHWQDITHPDDVKREQVLVEEILANRRSSYRIKVRTGSDRERPVWIDLCVSCSRNPSGDVEFLIGQFIDITLQVEAEGALNRTEQLLHRTLEQCSVGLALCAPDTGTILQANGQLSSLLGLGPAVLARGSLKQVFAALELVSVEDPQAATPMDPAALASVLRGEIDGYGVRVRFRRADGLRGWGNLQLSNLRDAHGAVVHVLLELDEITEIVAQAEYLLTAAAAGVVGIWDWDPVNDVLTWDSVMYQIYGVDPEKFSGAVEAWSQTVHPEDRQFAQSELAAAVRGEREYALRFRVVWPDGGVRYIQAASRRFFDDAGKVVRIMGVNYDVTELVQAQQQLKAEQQRLSITLDSLLDPHLLLGPVRDEEGRITDLRILRANPAAAAYNHMPLDEFVGSTLRQFWPGHVENGLFDRYLQVLATGEPLVLDEFEYHQHEVHGGIRQFDIRVVKVGDELSVIWRDVTERIAIKKALELRAATDSLTTLLNREEVFTQIEQLMGRDQRRGGELAVLFCDLDRFKEVNDTYGHQAGDAVLQAMAERLRSCLRASDLAARIGGDELMVVLPGVQGLEDAIAIGEKLRRLASEPVPIPEGEAQITVSVGVALARPGESMDGLIARADGAMYAAKERGRNQVVAIPA from the coding sequence ATGGTCGGGCTGTTCCTTCTCGATCTGACCCTGCCGCGCAACGTCCCGCTGCTGCCCTATTACTTCCTGGTGGTGGCGCTCTCGGCGAGCGTCGTGACGCCACGCCGGATGATCCCCCTGATTGTGCAGGCCTATGCACTGGCGATCGCGTCGGGGCTCTACTGGGGCTTCTTTCCCTCGACCGACTACCTCACGCGCCTGCTGGCACTCTCCGGTGTGGTGGCTGTGGCCGTGCATCTCGCGGCCCAGCGTTCACGGGAGTCAGCACAGCGACGCCGCAGTGAGGAGCTCTTCAGGACCACGATCGACAATTCCGCCGCCGGCGTGGGCCTGACCGATGCCAGCGGTCGCTTTTTCCTGACGAACCCGGCCTTCTGCGAGATCCTTGGCTGCGACCCCCAATCCACCCACTCCCTGCACTGGCAAGACATCACCCATCCGGACGACGTCAAGCGCGAGCAGGTTCTCGTGGAGGAGATCCTGGCCAACCGGCGCTCCAGCTATCGAATCAAGGTGCGCACTGGTTCGGACAGGGAACGACCCGTCTGGATCGATCTCTGCGTGTCCTGCTCCCGGAACCCGAGCGGAGATGTGGAGTTTCTGATCGGCCAGTTCATCGACATCACGCTCCAGGTTGAGGCCGAGGGGGCCCTGAACAGGACCGAGCAGCTGCTGCACCGCACCCTGGAACAATGCAGTGTGGGCCTGGCGCTGTGCGCCCCGGATACGGGGACCATCCTGCAGGCCAATGGGCAGCTCAGCTCCCTGCTGGGGCTGGGCCCGGCCGTGCTGGCCCGGGGAAGCCTGAAGCAGGTGTTTGCCGCCCTGGAGCTTGTGTCCGTGGAGGATCCACAGGCCGCAACACCGATGGACCCTGCCGCGCTGGCGAGCGTGCTGCGCGGTGAAATCGACGGCTACGGCGTGCGGGTGAGGTTCCGGCGGGCGGACGGGCTGAGGGGCTGGGGGAATCTGCAGCTCAGCAACCTCCGCGATGCCCATGGTGCAGTGGTGCATGTGCTGCTGGAGCTCGACGAGATCACCGAGATCGTGGCCCAGGCGGAATACCTCCTGACAGCTGCCGCCGCCGGCGTGGTGGGGATCTGGGACTGGGATCCGGTGAACGACGTGCTCACCTGGGATTCGGTCATGTACCAGATCTACGGTGTGGATCCGGAGAAGTTCTCCGGTGCGGTGGAGGCGTGGTCGCAGACGGTCCATCCCGAGGACCGCCAGTTCGCTCAGAGCGAACTGGCGGCGGCCGTGCGCGGCGAGCGCGAGTACGCCCTCCGTTTTCGGGTGGTCTGGCCCGATGGAGGGGTGCGTTACATCCAGGCCGCGTCGCGCCGGTTCTTCGATGACGCGGGCAAGGTGGTGCGGATCATGGGCGTGAATTACGACGTCACGGAGCTGGTGCAGGCCCAGCAGCAGCTCAAGGCCGAGCAGCAGCGGCTGAGCATCACCCTCGATTCCCTGCTCGATCCCCATCTACTGCTCGGGCCGGTGCGGGACGAGGAGGGGCGGATCACGGATCTGCGCATCCTGCGGGCCAACCCCGCCGCCGCTGCTTACAACCACATGCCCCTCGACGAGTTCGTGGGGAGCACCCTGCGGCAGTTCTGGCCGGGTCATGTTGAGAACGGACTGTTCGATCGTTATCTGCAGGTGCTGGCCACCGGAGAACCGCTGGTGCTTGATGAGTTCGAGTACCACCAGCATGAGGTGCATGGCGGCATACGGCAATTCGACATCCGGGTGGTGAAGGTGGGCGACGAACTCAGCGTCATCTGGCGCGATGTGACGGAGCGGATCGCCATCAAGAAGGCGCTGGAACTGCGGGCCGCCACTGACAGCCTCACCACCTTGCTGAACCGGGAGGAGGTCTTCACGCAGATCGAGCAGCTCATGGGCCGCGACCAGCGCCGGGGAGGGGAGCTGGCGGTGCTCTTCTGCGACCTTGACCGCTTCAAGGAGGTGAACGACACCTACGGCCACCAAGCCGGCGATGCGGTGCTGCAGGCCATGGCCGAGCGGCTCCGCTCCTGCCTGCGCGCCTCGGACCTGGCCGCCCGGATCGGCGGTGATGAGCTGATGGTGGTGCTCCCCGGAGTGCAGGGCCTGGAGGATGCGATCGCCATCGGGGAGAAGCTGCGGCGCCTGGCGAGTGAACCGGTGCCGATCCCCGAGGGGGAGGCGCAGATCACGGTGAGTGTGGGGGTGGCTCTGGCGCGCCCCGGCGAATCGATGGATGGCCTGATCGCCCGGGCCGATGGCGCGATGTACGCCGCGAAGGAGCGAGGCCGTAACCAGGTGGTGGCGATCCCGGCCTGA
- a CDS encoding IS1595 family transposase → MARNGIQFQKGLSLPEFQRLYGTEEQCEAALEKARWPDGFRCPRCNGHEHGLVYGRRLKRYQCRNCGHQTTLTAGTILQATKLPLTNWFLAFYLIGQAKNGISSLELSRHLGVNYDTAWLLHNKILRAMSEREEEYLLRGKIQIDDAYLGGERTGGKVGRGSENKIPIVAAVSLNESGHPIHAKIAPVNSFSSEAIANWSLNNLTPGSDVLSDGLACFRAVTTANCHHKANVTTGKHPNDLPQFRWINTLLGNLKTSFNGTFHAFNFDKYAKRYLGGFCFRFNRRFAMAEMTERIANAVCCCMPCTERDLRLAEAYG, encoded by the coding sequence ATGGCGCGCAACGGCATCCAGTTCCAGAAGGGCCTGTCTCTGCCTGAGTTCCAGCGGCTCTACGGCACAGAGGAGCAATGTGAGGCTGCTCTGGAGAAGGCTCGCTGGCCGGATGGGTTCCGGTGCCCTCGCTGCAATGGGCATGAGCATGGCCTGGTTTACGGCCGACGACTCAAGCGCTACCAATGCCGCAACTGCGGCCATCAGACAACACTCACGGCCGGCACGATCCTGCAGGCCACCAAGCTCCCTCTGACAAACTGGTTCCTGGCCTTTTATCTGATCGGCCAGGCCAAGAACGGGATCTCCTCGCTGGAATTGAGTCGTCACCTGGGCGTCAACTACGACACCGCCTGGCTGCTTCACAACAAGATCCTGCGGGCGATGAGCGAACGGGAGGAGGAGTATCTGCTGCGGGGAAAGATTCAGATAGATGATGCTTACCTCGGCGGAGAACGCACTGGCGGCAAGGTGGGTCGCGGATCAGAAAACAAGATTCCGATCGTGGCAGCCGTCTCGTTGAACGAGTCCGGCCATCCGATCCACGCAAAGATCGCGCCGGTGAATAGCTTCAGTTCAGAGGCGATCGCTAACTGGTCCTTGAATAATCTGACTCCCGGTAGCGATGTACTCTCCGATGGCCTGGCCTGCTTCCGCGCCGTGACAACGGCCAACTGCCACCACAAGGCGAATGTCACCACCGGCAAGCACCCCAACGACCTGCCGCAGTTCCGCTGGATCAACACCCTGCTGGGCAACCTAAAGACCAGCTTCAACGGCACCTTCCATGCCTTCAACTTTGACAAGTACGCCAAGCGCTACCTGGGCGGCTTCTGCTTCCGCTTCAATCGGCGCTTTGCCATGGCTGAGATGACCGAGCGCATCGCCAATGCAGTCTGCTGCTGCATGCCTTGCACGGAGCGGGATCTCAGGCTTGCGGAGGCTTATGGGTAA
- the cobJ gene encoding precorrin-3B C(17)-methyltransferase yields the protein MSLERKGPVLGLGFSEAARALLAQLQQAGLVDRVRLPGTASRPGLEPGAGVSAADDASDPASWLRHHWDGASAVVAVGACGLVIRLVAPLLQDKSSDPAVVVLDPQGRFAIPLLGGHAGGGEALSHRLAALLGGQAVVTGASSGQGRLALDSFGTAWGWRRGSGDWTRLMQRASPTAGNLLPSPGSPLLVQQDCGETGWTALEASQALGLQVQGSQTPRQQTTAEPSADLWITAYQGRGCRWHPPTLWLGIGCERNTSSSLLERLVARGLSNTGLAREAVAGLGSIDRKGDEPALLELAKRHGWPLRLFEANALDAMAVPNPSQVVAGEMGTASVAEASALLAAEAITPWGITSSAHGTVPSPRLLLPKTIEKAGPGESGAATLAIAFSPRQSAPARGRLDLVGSGPGSLDLLTPDARRALAEATIWVGYGLYLDLLEPLRRPDQQRIDGKLTEERQRCATALELAGAGLPIALISSGDSGIYGMAGLALELWGQLPSDQRPAFAVHPGISALQLAAARCGAPLMHDFCTISLSDRLTPWAVIERRLEAAAAGDFVVALYNPRSRGRDWQLDRARELLLQGRPKTTPVALARQLGRAEEAVTLHTLGDLPVEQVDMLTLVLVGNSSTVVCDGRMVTPRGYPGAELS from the coding sequence ATGAGCCTGGAACGCAAAGGGCCGGTGCTGGGCCTGGGCTTCAGCGAAGCCGCGCGGGCCCTGCTGGCCCAGCTGCAGCAGGCCGGCCTAGTGGATCGCGTGCGACTGCCTGGCACGGCGTCGAGGCCAGGGCTTGAGCCAGGCGCCGGGGTCAGCGCGGCGGATGACGCATCCGACCCGGCCAGCTGGCTGCGGCACCACTGGGACGGGGCCAGCGCCGTGGTGGCGGTGGGAGCCTGCGGTCTGGTGATCCGCCTGGTGGCGCCACTGCTGCAAGACAAGTCCAGCGACCCAGCCGTGGTGGTGCTCGACCCGCAGGGACGCTTCGCCATTCCACTGCTTGGCGGCCATGCTGGCGGCGGCGAAGCACTGAGCCATCGACTGGCGGCCCTGCTGGGCGGGCAGGCTGTCGTCACCGGCGCCAGCTCAGGCCAGGGCCGACTGGCGCTCGACAGCTTCGGCACAGCCTGGGGCTGGCGCCGGGGCAGCGGCGACTGGACCCGGCTGATGCAGCGAGCCTCCCCGACGGCCGGCAACCTCCTCCCTTCTCCAGGCTCTCCCCTGCTTGTGCAGCAGGACTGTGGCGAAACGGGGTGGACCGCCCTGGAAGCCAGCCAGGCTCTGGGGCTTCAGGTACAGGGAAGCCAGACTCCTCGCCAGCAGACCACGGCTGAACCATCGGCCGATCTCTGGATCACCGCTTACCAAGGCCGTGGCTGCCGCTGGCATCCACCAACCCTCTGGCTCGGCATCGGCTGCGAGCGGAACACCAGTTCCAGCCTGCTGGAACGCCTGGTGGCACGCGGCCTCAGCAACACCGGACTGGCCCGTGAAGCCGTCGCCGGCCTGGGCAGCATCGACCGCAAGGGCGACGAGCCGGCGCTGCTGGAGCTGGCGAAGCGCCATGGCTGGCCGCTGCGGCTCTTCGAGGCCAACGCTCTGGATGCCATGGCCGTGCCCAACCCGTCACAGGTGGTGGCCGGTGAGATGGGCACCGCCAGCGTGGCGGAAGCGTCGGCCTTGCTCGCCGCCGAGGCGATCACGCCCTGGGGCATCACCTCCTCTGCCCATGGGACCGTCCCCAGCCCCCGTCTGCTGCTGCCCAAGACGATCGAGAAGGCCGGCCCCGGGGAATCCGGAGCCGCCACCCTGGCGATCGCCTTCAGTCCGCGGCAATCGGCGCCGGCCCGGGGCCGGCTGGATCTGGTCGGCAGCGGACCGGGCAGCCTCGATCTGCTCACCCCCGATGCCCGCCGTGCCCTGGCGGAGGCCACCATCTGGGTGGGCTATGGGCTCTATCTCGATCTGCTGGAACCCCTGCGCCGGCCGGATCAACAGCGCATTGACGGGAAACTCACCGAGGAGCGTCAGCGCTGCGCCACCGCCCTGGAGCTGGCCGGGGCCGGCCTGCCCATCGCCCTGATCTCCTCCGGAGACAGCGGCATCTACGGCATGGCTGGCCTGGCCCTGGAGCTCTGGGGCCAACTGCCCAGCGATCAGCGACCGGCGTTCGCGGTGCATCCCGGCATCTCGGCGCTGCAACTGGCGGCGGCCCGCTGCGGCGCCCCCCTGATGCACGACTTCTGCACCATCAGCCTCAGCGACCGGCTCACCCCCTGGGCAGTGATCGAACGCCGGCTGGAAGCGGCCGCCGCCGGTGATTTCGTGGTGGCGCTCTACAACCCCCGCTCGCGGGGCCGGGACTGGCAGCTGGATCGGGCCCGGGAGCTGCTGCTGCAAGGGCGCCCCAAGACAACACCTGTGGCCCTGGCCCGTCAGCTGGGCCGGGCGGAAGAGGCCGTGACCCTGCACACCCTCGGAGATCTGCCGGTGGAGCAGGTCGACATGCTCACCCTGGTGCTGGTGGGCAATAGCAGCACCGTCGTCTGCGATGGGCGGATGGTGACCCCGCGGGGCTATCCAGGAGCTGAGCTCAGCTGA
- the psaA gene encoding photosystem I core protein PsaA, whose product MTISPPERGKTAKAQVDRNPVPATFELFGKPGHFDRSLAKGPKTTTWVWNLHANAHDFDSHTSDLEEVSRKIFSAHFGHLAVIFIWLSGAFFHGARFSNYTGWLADPLHVKPSAQVVWPIFGQEILNGDVGAGFHGIQITSGLFHVWRAWGFTSETQLMATAIGALVMAGLMLNAGVFHYHKAAPKLEWFQNVESMLNHHLAGLLGLGSLSWTGHLLHVSLPTTQLMDAIDAGSPLVLNGKTIASVADIPLPHEFLNQELLTQLFPGFGAGISAFFSGNWAAYSDFLTFKGGLNPVTGSLWMTDIAHHHLAIAVLFIVAGHMYRTNWGIGHSIKEILEGQKGDPLLFPAPKGHDGLFEFMTTSWHAQLGVNLALMGSLSIIVAHHMYSMPPYPYIGIDYPTQLSIFTHHMWIGGFLIVGAGAHAAIAMVRDYDPAKHIDNVLDRVLKARDALISHLNWVCIWLGFHSFGLYIHNDTMRALGRPQDMFSDSAIALKPIFAQWIQGLHAAAAGTTAPNALAGVSEVFNGAVVAVGGKVAAAPIPLGTADFMVHHIHAFTIHVTVLILLKGVLYSRSSRLVPDKANLGFRFPCDGPGRGGTCQVSAWDHVFLGLFWMYNSLSIVIFHFSWKMQSDVWGTVNADGSVSHITNGNFAESAITINGWLRDFLWAQAAQVINSYGSSSSAYGLMFLGAHFIWAFSLMFLFSGRGYWQELIESIVWAHNKLKVAPAIQPRALSITQGRAVGVAHYLLGGIATTWSFFLALIIAVG is encoded by the coding sequence ATGACCATCAGCCCACCAGAGCGTGGGAAAACGGCGAAAGCCCAGGTCGATCGGAACCCGGTTCCGGCGACCTTCGAACTGTTCGGCAAACCCGGGCATTTCGATCGCTCCCTCGCCAAGGGTCCCAAAACCACCACCTGGGTTTGGAACCTCCACGCCAACGCTCACGACTTCGACAGCCACACGAGTGATCTTGAAGAGGTTTCTCGCAAGATCTTCTCGGCTCATTTCGGCCATCTGGCCGTCATCTTCATCTGGTTGAGCGGTGCCTTCTTCCATGGTGCCCGCTTCTCCAACTACACCGGCTGGCTGGCCGACCCCCTGCACGTCAAGCCTTCGGCTCAGGTGGTTTGGCCGATCTTTGGCCAGGAAATTCTCAACGGTGATGTGGGTGCCGGATTCCACGGCATTCAGATCACTTCAGGCCTGTTCCACGTCTGGCGGGCCTGGGGTTTCACTTCTGAAACCCAACTGATGGCCACCGCCATCGGTGCCTTGGTGATGGCCGGCCTGATGCTCAATGCCGGCGTCTTCCATTACCACAAGGCGGCTCCCAAGCTCGAGTGGTTCCAGAACGTTGAGTCCATGCTCAACCACCATCTGGCTGGCCTGCTCGGCCTGGGTTCCCTGTCCTGGACGGGGCACCTGCTGCATGTGTCCCTGCCCACCACCCAGTTGATGGATGCCATCGACGCCGGCTCACCGCTGGTGCTGAACGGCAAGACCATCGCTTCGGTGGCGGACATCCCCCTTCCCCATGAATTCCTCAACCAGGAGCTGCTGACTCAGTTGTTCCCCGGTTTTGGTGCCGGCATCTCGGCGTTCTTCAGCGGGAACTGGGCTGCCTACAGTGATTTCCTCACCTTCAAGGGTGGTCTGAATCCTGTCACCGGCAGTCTGTGGATGACAGACATCGCCCATCACCACCTGGCGATTGCGGTCCTGTTCATTGTTGCCGGTCACATGTACCGGACCAACTGGGGCATTGGCCACAGCATCAAGGAAATCCTTGAGGGCCAGAAGGGCGATCCTCTGCTCTTCCCAGCTCCCAAAGGTCATGACGGACTTTTCGAGTTCATGACCACTTCGTGGCACGCCCAGCTTGGCGTGAACCTTGCATTGATGGGTTCGCTGAGCATCATTGTGGCGCACCACATGTACTCGATGCCTCCATATCCCTATATCGGCATCGACTACCCCACCCAGCTTTCGATCTTCACCCACCACATGTGGATCGGTGGCTTCCTGATCGTCGGTGCCGGTGCCCACGCCGCCATCGCGATGGTGCGTGACTATGACCCCGCCAAGCACATCGACAACGTGCTCGACCGGGTGCTCAAGGCACGTGACGCCCTGATCAGTCACCTCAATTGGGTGTGCATCTGGCTGGGCTTCCACAGCTTCGGTCTGTATATCCACAACGACACCATGCGTGCCCTGGGACGTCCCCAGGACATGTTCAGTGACTCCGCCATCGCGCTGAAGCCGATCTTCGCGCAGTGGATTCAGGGTCTTCACGCCGCAGCAGCCGGCACCACCGCTCCCAACGCCCTGGCGGGTGTGAGCGAGGTGTTCAACGGCGCTGTCGTGGCCGTGGGTGGCAAGGTTGCTGCCGCGCCGATTCCCCTGGGAACGGCAGATTTCATGGTGCACCACATTCACGCCTTCACCATCCACGTGACGGTGTTGATCCTGCTGAAAGGTGTGCTGTACAGCCGCAGTTCCCGTCTTGTCCCTGACAAGGCCAACCTCGGCTTCCGCTTCCCCTGCGACGGCCCCGGCCGTGGCGGTACCTGCCAGGTTTCGGCTTGGGACCATGTGTTCCTGGGTCTGTTCTGGATGTACAACTCCCTCTCGATCGTCATCTTCCACTTCAGTTGGAAAATGCAGAGCGATGTCTGGGGAACCGTGAATGCAGACGGCAGCGTCTCGCATATCACCAACGGGAACTTCGCTGAGAGTGCCATCACCATCAATGGCTGGCTCCGCGATTTCCTCTGGGCTCAGGCCGCACAGGTGATCAACAGCTACGGCTCATCCTCCAGTGCATACGGTCTGATGTTCCTGGGTGCCCACTTCATCTGGGCGTTCAGCCTGATGTTCCTGTTCAGTGGCCGCGGCTACTGGCAAGAGCTGATTGAGTCCATCGTCTGGGCTCATAACAAGCTGAAAGTTGCCCCCGCCATTCAGCCGCGGGCGCTCTCGATCACCCAAGGCCGTGCCGTTGGTGTCGCCCATTACCTGCTGGGCGGTATCGCGACCACCTGGTCCTTCTTCCTGGCCCTCATCATTGCGGTCGGCTGA
- the psaB gene encoding photosystem I core protein PsaB, whose protein sequence is MATKFPSFSQGLAQDPTTRRIWYGIATAHDFESHDGMTEERLYQKLFSTHFGHLAIIGLWVSGNLFHIAWQGNFEQWVADPLHVRPIAHAIWDPHFGQGAIAAFTQAGASSPVNIAYSGLYHWWYTIGMRTNAELYQGSIFMMILSAWALFAGWLHLQPKFRPSLAWFKNAESRLNHHLAVLFGFSSIAWTGHLVHVAIPEARGQHVGWDNFLSVLPHPAGLAPFFTGNWGVYAQNPDGLNQVFGTAEGSGTAILTFLGGFHPQTEALWLTDIAHHHLAIGVIFVIAGHMYRTNFGIGHSIREILEAHNPPKGTPGDLGAGHKGLYDTINNSLHFQLGLALASLGVVTSLVAQHMYAMPSYAFIAKDYTTQAALYTHHQYIAIFLMCGAFAHGAIFFIRDYDPEANKNNVLARMLDHKEAIISHLSWVSLFLGFHTLGLYVHNDVVVAFGTPEKQILVEPVFAQFVQAASGKAMYGMDVLLSNPGSAASLASANIPGDHYWLDAINGNTDLFLPIGPGDFLVHHAIALGLHTTTLILVKGALDARGSKLMPDKKDFGYSFPCDGPGRGGTCDISAWDAFYLAVFWALNTVGWVTFYWHWKHLAIWQGNVAQFNESSTYLMGWFRDYLWLNSSQLINGYNPFGSNNLAVWSWMFLFGHLVWATGFMFLISWRGYWQELIETIVWAHQRTPLANLVGWRDKPVALSIVQARVVGLAHFTVGYILTYAAFLIASTSGKFG, encoded by the coding sequence ATGGCAACGAAATTTCCTTCGTTCAGCCAGGGTCTGGCACAGGACCCGACAACCCGCCGTATTTGGTACGGCATTGCCACGGCTCACGACTTCGAGAGTCACGACGGCATGACCGAGGAGCGGCTTTACCAAAAGCTGTTCTCCACCCACTTCGGTCACCTGGCCATCATTGGCCTCTGGGTTTCGGGCAACCTGTTCCATATCGCCTGGCAGGGCAACTTTGAGCAGTGGGTCGCCGATCCTCTGCACGTCCGTCCCATCGCGCATGCGATCTGGGATCCCCACTTCGGTCAAGGCGCGATTGCCGCCTTCACCCAGGCGGGCGCTTCCTCTCCGGTGAACATCGCGTATTCAGGTCTGTACCACTGGTGGTACACGATCGGTATGCGCACCAACGCCGAGCTGTATCAGGGCTCCATCTTCATGATGATCCTGTCGGCTTGGGCTCTGTTCGCCGGCTGGCTCCACCTTCAGCCCAAGTTCCGGCCTTCCCTGGCCTGGTTCAAGAATGCTGAGTCCCGTCTGAACCACCACCTGGCTGTTCTGTTCGGCTTCAGCTCCATCGCCTGGACCGGTCACCTCGTTCACGTCGCCATCCCTGAGGCCCGCGGTCAGCACGTCGGTTGGGACAACTTCCTTTCGGTGCTGCCCCACCCCGCTGGTCTGGCTCCGTTCTTCACCGGTAACTGGGGCGTCTATGCCCAGAATCCCGATGGTCTGAATCAGGTCTTCGGCACCGCCGAAGGCTCGGGTACCGCGATCCTGACCTTCCTGGGCGGCTTCCACCCCCAGACCGAAGCCCTCTGGCTCACGGATATCGCCCATCACCATCTGGCGATTGGTGTGATCTTCGTGATCGCGGGTCACATGTACCGCACCAACTTCGGTATCGGTCACTCCATCCGCGAGATCCTCGAAGCCCACAACCCGCCCAAGGGCACCCCTGGTGACCTCGGAGCTGGCCACAAGGGTCTCTACGACACCATCAACAACTCGCTCCACTTCCAGCTGGGTCTGGCGCTGGCCAGCCTCGGTGTGGTGACGAGCCTGGTGGCTCAGCACATGTATGCGATGCCGTCTTACGCGTTCATCGCGAAGGACTACACAACGCAGGCTGCGCTGTACACGCACCACCAGTACATCGCCATCTTCCTGATGTGCGGTGCTTTCGCCCACGGTGCGATCTTCTTCATCCGCGACTACGACCCGGAAGCCAACAAGAACAACGTTCTTGCCCGGATGCTCGACCACAAGGAAGCCATCATCAGCCACCTCAGCTGGGTTTCCCTGTTCCTCGGCTTCCACACTCTGGGTCTCTACGTCCACAACGACGTGGTCGTGGCTTTCGGAACTCCCGAGAAGCAGATCCTCGTCGAGCCCGTCTTCGCCCAGTTCGTCCAGGCCGCTTCCGGCAAGGCGATGTACGGCATGGACGTGCTGCTCTCCAATCCTGGTAGTGCCGCCTCCCTGGCTTCGGCCAACATCCCTGGCGATCACTACTGGCTGGATGCCATCAATGGCAATACCGATCTGTTCCTGCCGATCGGGCCTGGTGATTTCCTTGTGCACCACGCCATTGCGCTGGGTCTGCACACCACGACCTTGATCCTGGTGAAGGGCGCCCTGGATGCCCGGGGTTCCAAGCTGATGCCCGATAAAAAGGACTTCGGCTACTCTTTCCCCTGCGATGGCCCTGGCCGTGGCGGTACCTGCGACATCTCTGCCTGGGACGCCTTCTATCTGGCAGTCTTCTGGGCTCTGAACACCGTGGGTTGGGTCACCTTCTACTGGCATTGGAAGCACCTCGCCATCTGGCAGGGCAACGTGGCTCAGTTCAACGAATCCAGTACCTATCTGATGGGCTGGTTCCGTGATTACCTCTGGCTGAACAGCTCCCAGCTGATCAACGGTTACAACCCGTTTGGCTCGAACAACCTGGCCGTCTGGTCCTGGATGTTCCTGTTCGGTCACCTGGTATGGGCCACTGGCTTCATGTTCCTGATCTCCTGGAGGGGTTACTGGCAGGAACTGATCGAGACGATTGTCTGGGCGCATCAGCGCACTCCGCTTGCCAACCTGGTGGGCTGGCGCGATAAGCCTGTGGCTCTCTCGATCGTTCAGGCCCGTGTGGTTGGTCTGGCTCACTTCACAGTGGGTTACATCCTGACCTACGCTGCCTTCCTGATCGCTTCCACCTCGGGCAAGTTCGGCTGA